A DNA window from Purpureocillium takamizusanense chromosome 9, complete sequence contains the following coding sequences:
- a CDS encoding uncharacterized protein (EggNog:ENOG503NWG5~TransMembrane:1 (i288-308o)): MSRRSRRGAANDAAGAGLAPEGSLPVDGSWRMVEGEHDSFDTTILPSSLPAADDDYDGILMPLSSGQPSSGFPSQLSAAGVGGGAGSSSQSQSQPGAAASQDSIRDFAKHQDDEQVILREPFRPSLAVSRRSSAQGSGLAYRTPEPQFRMPMVDVVGGGRSSSGNSSRTVRPSYGWARADEDDATDDRSLRRRAKGGASTLGSPTSKNRAAVLGARRRGARRDSFDDETDYKAAASRQRRGSRTQDGDGTLEGIKGHLLAALPSTVHKLLVWAGEVVLIAMNYAKYPLGALLAVYLVFGGLIIAQNMATHSLYAAVSPLCRVPGASLLGLPFCPPSSASSSFPLFPNGTARPPHDHQQQHHVEFDELMGVQSKFEQVLEKSADGVSLPFEMKRSEAAVRDLRSLVRHSDIQARGELVLEFDGYIDMARRAAADLQKFNTHVGSAVDAVISINRWTSRYIDSLSPEALDGGGFGGGGDGGLPSALAEWTAWLFYPFQPATAGHDELFSERAILDKYIEHTALVSDRIATLILEAQGILRLLTQAEDHLSLIYDITSRSSSTIASRRDEILWTVWTLVGANSRRLHSLARQLALLRQVDAQRSSAVEQVSALILELEGIQAGLGDLRDRVAEPELAAVAAGGAGTGTGSGGGGRARIPLSVHIETIDRGVERLQGARARLRVAEDERVRDAMARAGIKSDEDRLIDAARGR, translated from the coding sequence ATgtcgcgccgctcgcgccgcggTGCCGCCAACgatgcggcgggcgcgggcctcgcgcccGAAGGCTCCCTCCCCGTCGACGGCTCCTGGCGCatggtcgagggcgagcacgacAGCTTCGACACCACCATCCTAccctcgtcgctgcccgccgccgatgacgactaCGACGGCATCTTGATGCCCCTGTCGAGCGGCCAGCCGTCCTCGGGCTTCCCCTCGCAGCTCtcagccgccggcgtcggcggaggcgcaggctcgtcgtcgcagtcgcagtcgcagcccggcgccgccgcctcgcaggATAGCATCCGCGACTTTGCCAAGcaccaggacgacgagcaggtcaTCCTGCGCGAGCCGTTCCGCCCCAGCCTGGCGGtgtcgcggcgcagcagcgcgcagGGCAGCGGACTCGCCTACCGCACGCCCGAGCCGCAGTTCCGCATGCCCATGGTGGacgtggtcggcggcggtcggagcagcagcgggaaCAGCTCGCGCACGGTGCGCCCGTCGTACGGCTGGGCacgcgccgacgaggacgacgcgaccgacgacaggtcgctgcgccgccgcgccaagggcggcgctTCGACCCTCGGCAGCCCGACGTCAAAGAacagggcggcggtgttgggggcgcgccgccgcggggccagGAGGGATTCctttgacgacgagacggacTACAAAGCGGCAGCGTCCAGGCAGcgtcgcggcagccgcacgcaggacggcgacggcaccctcGAGGGGATTAAGGGACAcctgctcgcggccctcCCGTCCACCGTCCACAAGCTTCTCGTCTgggccggcgaggtggtgcTCATCGCCATGAACTACGCAAAATAcccgctcggcgcgctgctcgccgtctaCCTCGTCTTTGGCgggctcatcatcgcccagaACATGGCCACGCACAGCCTctacgccgccgtctcgcccctGTGCCGCGTGCCCGGCGcgtcgctgctcggcctgcCATTTTGCCCGCCGTCatccgcatcgtcgtcgttcccCCTGTTCCCCAACGgcacggccaggccgccgcacgaccaccaacaacaacatcacGTCGAGTTCGACGAACTCATGGGCGTGCAGTCCAAGTTCGAGCAGGTGCTCGAGAagagcgccgacggcgtctcgCTGCCCTTTGAGATGAAGCgctccgaggcggcggtgcgcgaCCTGCGCAGCCTCGTGCGCCACAGCGACATccaggcgcgcggcgagctggtgCTCGAGTTTGACGGCTACATCGAcatggcccgccgcgccgccgcggacctgCAAAAGTTCAACACGCACGTCGgctccgccgtcgacgccgtcatctCCATCAACCGCTGGACCTCGCGCTACATCGACTCCCTGTcgcccgaggcgctcgacggcggcggcttcggcggcggcggcgatggcgggctaccctcggccctcgccgagtGGACCGCCTGGCTCTTTTACCCCTTCCAGCCCGCGACGGCTGGCCACGACGAGCTCTTCAGCGAgcgcgccatcctcgacaaGTACATTGAGCACACGGCCCTCGTATCGGACCGCATCGCCAcgctcatcctcgaggcgcagggcaTCCTCCGCCTGCTGACCCAGGCCGAGGACCACCTCTCGCTCATCTACGACATCacgtcgcgctcctcgtccaccatcgcctcgcgccgcgacgagatCCTGTGGACCGTCTGGACCCTCGTGGGCGCCAActcgcgccgcctgcacagcctcgcccgccagctcgccctgctgcgccaggtcgacgcccagcgctcctcggccgtcgagcaggtcagcgccctcatcctcgagctcgagggcatccaggccgggctcggcgacctgcgcgaccgcgtcgccgagccggagcttgccgccgtggcggccggaGGAGccggcacgggcacgggtagcggcggcggcggccgcgcgcgcatcccCCTGAGCGTGCACATCGAGACCAtcgaccgcggcgtcgagcgcctgcagggggcgcgcgcgaggctgcgcgtcgccgaggacgagcgcgtGCGGGACGCCATGGCTCGGGCCGGCATca